One segment of Strix aluco isolate bStrAlu1 chromosome 4, bStrAlu1.hap1, whole genome shotgun sequence DNA contains the following:
- the ANXA10 gene encoding annexin A10 encodes MYCGDYQIQGTIFPAPNFNPIMDAQLLGGALQGISCEKDVLIDILTQRCNSQRLMIAEAYRDMYGRDLITDLKENLSHHFKEVMVGLMYPPASYDAHELWHALKGVDTEEKCLIDILASRSNMEIFQIKEAYLMQYNNDLQQDIDSETSGHFRDTLMNLAQGTRMEGYADPSTAAQDAMILWEACQQKTGEHKNMLQMILCNKSYQQLWMVFQEFQNISGQDLVDAINECYDGYFQELLVAIVLCVRDKPSYFADRLYNAIHDFGFHNKTVIRILIARSEIDLMNIRQRYKERYGKSLFHDIKHFASGHYESALLAICAGDAEDY; translated from the exons ATGTATTGTGGAGATTAT CAGATACAAGGAACAATTTTTCCCGCTCCAAATTTTAACCCTATTATGGATGCCCAGTTGCTAGGAGGAGCCCTACAGGGAATCA GTTGTGAAAAAGATGTGTTGATTGATATCCTAACGCAGCGTTGCAATTCACAGCGGCTTATGATTGCTGAGGCGTACAGAGACATGTATGGCAGG gatTTGATTACAGACCTCAAAGAGAATCTCTCTCATCACTTCAAAGAGGTCATGGTTGGCTTGATGTATCCACCTGCTTCCTATGATGCCCATGAGCTCTGGCATGCCTTGAAG GGAgtagacacagaagaaaaatgtctaaTTGACATTTTAGCCTCAAGATCTAATATGGAGATCTTCCAGATAAAAGAAGCCTACTTAATGC AATATAACAATGATCTTCAGCAAGATATTGATTCTGAGACTTCAGGTCACTTCAGAGATACACTCATGAACCTTGCTCAG ggaaCAAGGATGGAAGGATATGCAGATCCTTCTACAGCTGCTCAGGATGCAATG ATTCTATGGGAAGCATGTCAGCAGAAAACAGGCGAACACAAAAACATGCTGCAAATGATTCTCTGCAACAAGAGTTACCAGCAGTTGTGGATGG ttTTCCAGGAGTTCCAAAATATCTCTGGGCAAGACCTAGTAGATGCCATTAATGAATGTTATGATGGATACTTTCAAGAATTACTGGTTGCAATAG TTCTCTGTGTTCGTGACAAGCCTTCCTACTTTGCTGACAGGCTTTATAATGCAATTCAT gaCTTTGGGTTTCACAACAAAACAGTTATAAGGATTCTCATTGCCAGGAGTGAGATTGACTTGATGAATATACGACAGCGATACAAAGAGAGATATGGGAAATCACTCTTTCATGACATTAAA cattTTGCTTCAGGGCATTATGAGAGTGCTTTACTTGCTATCTGTGCTGGTGATGCTGAAGATTATTAA